The DNA segment GACCTCTATTTAGAGTGAGCGAATAATATCAAACCGCAAAACAAATATGGCAGCTTGTAGGCGATGACATATAAATGGGACAATGATACTCCCTTATAGCTATAGTCCGAGCGTTAAAAGCGTCGCAGGCAATAGGTAAGGTTTCGGCAGACCGCCGAGAGGGTGTAATTCCCGTGGAGCTGTGCCAGCAGCCGTCCGGTTTTGCTTATCATAATGGACATTCAGTAGTTCATAGCATAGTAATAGAGAGTTTATGATATTCCTTATGGTCTTTTCTAATTAGAAAGGAGGAATGCCGATGATTACAAGCAAACAATTAGATGCTATGAGTGAACAAAGTATTGAAACTTTAGAAGAAAAGGAATTAGTAGATATTTCTGCTATTAACATAAGAAAAGACTTGCCCCATGAAGATAAGATATTAGACTTCCTGGAGCAAATAAAAAATCCCTACTGTTTTCGCTGCGGCAATGTTCCCGTTAGAGTGTGCTTTTCTAAAACTGGAAAAAACCTTGAAACTGTGTTACGAGATTTTCTTATTCGCATACGACAAAGCTGACAAAATAGATATGATACGGCATAATAGTAATGTGGTTATGCGGGATTGGAGGCAAAGATGGCACGCATAAGAAAATCCAGTTTAAGTGAAAGAACAGCCGCATTAAAAAAAGTCGTATGGTATATCGCTCTCTATATTCGTCTTTCTAAAGATGATGGTAATGATGAAAGTTTAAGTGTTACCAACCAGAAAAAAATATTAATGGAGTTTTTAGAGAAGTTTTTTCCAGAAGAGTATGTAATCGTTGATGTTTATGTTGATGACGGATTGACCGGAACAGACTATGAACGACCTGACTTTCAACGAATGATACATGATGTGGAAGTGGGGAAAGTCAACTGTATTGTATGTAAAAATCTCTCCCGTGCTTTTCGTAACTATTCTGACCAGGGCTATTTTTTAGAAAACTTCTTTCCTCTGCATAATACTCGTTTCATCACGCTTGGCGATCCTAAAATTGACACTTACTTAAATCCAGAAGTTGTAAGTGGAATGGAAGTTCCTATTAATGGATTGATGAATGACCGTTTTGCTTATAAGACATCAAGTGACATTAGACGGACATTCGATACCAAAAGGCGTAACGGAGAGTTCATCGGTGCTTTCGCCCCCTATGGATATGAAAAACACCCTGAAGATAAAAATGCCTTGATTATCGATGAAGAGGCAGCACAGGTAGTGAGAAACATTTTTCAATGGTTTGTCTATGGAGATG comes from the Blautia liquoris genome and includes:
- a CDS encoding DUF6870 family protein, with protein sequence MITSKQLDAMSEQSIETLEEKELVDISAINIRKDLPHEDKILDFLEQIKNPYCFRCGNVPVRVCFSKTGKNLETVLRDFLIRIRQS